One Brachybacterium kimchii genomic window carries:
- the ffh gene encoding signal recognition particle protein — MFNNLSDRITASLKGLRGHGRLSEADVDKTIREIRRALLDADVAVPVVRDFTGRVRERALGEEVSKALNPAQQVVKIVNDELVDVLGGATGELTWAKNPPTVIMLAGLQGAGKTTLAGKLAKWMKDQGHTPMLVAADLQRPNAVNQLQIVGERAGVPVFAPEPGNGVGDPVQVALNGVSTAQFQQHDVVIVDTAGRLGVDEEMMQQARDIRDAVHPDDTLFVVDAMIGQDAARVAEAFRDGVGFTGVVLSKLDGDARGGAALSITGVTQRPILFASTGEQLGDFERFHPDRMAGRILDMGDVLTLIEQAERTFDQAEAEKTAKKLQSGQDLTLDDFLGLMQQVKKMGSLKKMLGMMPNMGQFRDQLDSFDDSQLGRIEAIIHSMTPAERSDPKLINGSRRSRIAKGSGSTVQQVNQLLENFKNAQQAMRSMGRGGGGGMPGMPGMPGMGGGKKSRGRMQAPAKKGKKSKSKNPAKAAREEAEAARRAAEEPAESGSAFGPGAGAGGSSDLSDIDPSQLPAEMQKLFGRGR, encoded by the coding sequence GTGTTCAACAACCTCTCCGACCGCATCACCGCGTCCCTCAAGGGGCTGCGAGGCCATGGCCGTCTGAGCGAGGCGGACGTCGACAAGACGATCCGCGAGATCCGCCGCGCCCTGCTCGACGCCGACGTCGCCGTCCCCGTCGTCCGGGACTTCACCGGGCGCGTGCGCGAGCGCGCCCTGGGCGAGGAGGTCTCCAAGGCCCTCAACCCCGCCCAGCAGGTCGTGAAGATCGTCAACGACGAGCTGGTGGACGTCCTCGGCGGCGCGACCGGCGAGCTCACCTGGGCGAAGAACCCGCCCACGGTCATCATGCTCGCGGGCCTCCAGGGCGCCGGCAAGACCACCCTCGCGGGCAAGCTCGCGAAGTGGATGAAGGACCAGGGCCACACGCCGATGCTCGTCGCGGCCGACCTCCAGCGGCCCAACGCCGTCAACCAGCTGCAGATCGTCGGCGAGCGCGCGGGCGTGCCGGTGTTCGCGCCCGAGCCGGGCAACGGCGTGGGCGACCCGGTGCAGGTCGCCCTCAACGGCGTCTCCACCGCGCAGTTCCAGCAGCACGACGTCGTCATCGTCGACACCGCCGGCCGCCTGGGCGTCGACGAGGAGATGATGCAGCAGGCGCGCGACATCCGCGACGCCGTGCACCCCGACGACACCCTCTTCGTGGTCGACGCGATGATCGGCCAGGACGCCGCGCGCGTCGCGGAGGCCTTCCGCGACGGCGTCGGCTTCACCGGCGTCGTCCTGTCCAAGCTCGACGGCGACGCCCGCGGCGGCGCGGCCCTCTCGATCACGGGCGTCACCCAGCGCCCCATCCTCTTCGCCTCCACCGGCGAGCAGCTGGGCGACTTCGAGCGCTTCCACCCCGACCGCATGGCCGGGCGGATCCTCGACATGGGCGACGTGCTCACCCTCATCGAGCAGGCCGAGCGCACCTTCGACCAGGCCGAGGCCGAGAAGACCGCGAAGAAGCTCCAGAGCGGCCAGGACCTCACCCTCGACGACTTCCTGGGCCTCATGCAGCAGGTCAAGAAGATGGGGAGCCTCAAGAAGATGCTCGGCATGATGCCGAACATGGGGCAGTTCCGCGACCAGCTCGACAGCTTCGACGACAGCCAGCTGGGCCGCATCGAGGCCATCATCCACTCGATGACCCCCGCCGAGCGCTCCGACCCCAAGCTCATCAACGGCTCGCGCCGCTCCCGCATCGCCAAGGGATCCGGCTCGACCGTGCAGCAGGTCAACCAGCTCCTCGAGAACTTCAAGAACGCCCAGCAGGCCATGCGCTCGATGGGCCGCGGCGGCGGCGGAGGCATGCCGGGCATGCCCGGGATGCCCGGCATGGGCGGCGGCAAGAAGTCCCGCGGCCGCATGCAGGCCCCGGCGAAGAAGGGCAAGAAGTCGAAGTCGAAGAACCCGGCGAAGGCCGCGCGCGAGGAGGCCGAGGCCGCGCGACGCGCCGCCGAGGAGCCCGCGGAGTCCGGCTCCGCCTTCGGACCGGGCGCAGGCGCCGGCGGATCCTCCGACCTCTCGGACATCGATCCCTCGCAGCTGCCCGCGGAGATGCAGAAGCTCTTCGGCCGCGGCCGCTGA
- a CDS encoding SRPBCC family protein produces MGTHPTSRFLLGTAESPELVLLRRVTAAPAAVREALTDAERRGRWLGALDGGPAAPGDPFELRLGDEASDAAVGRLLLLDPEHLAATWSWQGERESVLQARVRPGPDGAGSEIWMRHSLAEPDHVEGYGGGWEQVLQALARELGCEAADAEDDAAIETAAAERWHLMTQRPVEIERTLPASPERVWEALTTREGLASWWWRHWDDVAVELDGERGAVRITAPRIATTLGLERLVAERPARLAATWVWSEASGTSVDEAIDLRLEPEGTTPEATRLRVRHTGPWAEDSLPENYRQGWESTVDQLAEVLGA; encoded by the coding sequence ATGGGCACCCATCCGACCTCCCGCTTCCTGCTGGGGACGGCGGAGTCCCCCGAGCTGGTGCTGCTCCGCCGCGTCACCGCCGCGCCGGCGGCCGTGCGCGAGGCCCTCACCGACGCCGAGCGGCGCGGACGCTGGCTGGGCGCGCTCGACGGCGGCCCGGCCGCGCCCGGCGACCCCTTCGAGCTGAGACTGGGCGACGAGGCCTCGGATGCCGCCGTCGGCCGGCTCCTGCTGCTGGACCCGGAGCACCTGGCGGCCACGTGGTCCTGGCAGGGCGAGCGCGAGAGCGTCCTGCAGGCGCGGGTGCGCCCCGGGCCCGACGGCGCGGGCAGCGAGATCTGGATGCGCCATTCCCTCGCCGAGCCCGATCACGTCGAGGGATACGGCGGCGGCTGGGAGCAGGTCCTCCAGGCCCTCGCCCGGGAGCTCGGCTGCGAGGCGGCCGACGCGGAGGACGATGCGGCGATCGAGACCGCCGCCGCCGAGCGCTGGCACCTGATGACGCAGCGCCCCGTCGAGATCGAGCGCACGCTGCCCGCCTCCCCCGAGCGGGTGTGGGAGGCGCTCACCACGCGCGAGGGGCTCGCGTCCTGGTGGTGGCGCCACTGGGACGACGTCGCGGTCGAGCTCGACGGCGAGCGCGGCGCGGTGCGGATCACCGCCCCGCGGATCGCCACGACCCTCGGCCTCGAGCGCCTGGTGGCCGAGCGCCCCGCCCGCCTCGCGGCGACGTGGGTGTGGTCCGAGGCGAGCGGCACCTCGGTCGACGAGGCGATCGACCTGCGCCTGGAGCCCGAGGGGACGACCCCGGAGGCCACCCGTCTGCGCGTGCGCCACACGGGCCCGTGGGCCGAGGACTCCCTGCCGGAGAACTACCGGCAGGGATGGGAGTCCACGGTGGACCAGCTCGCCGAGGTGCTCGGCGCCTGA
- the amt gene encoding ammonium transporter translates to MEPFTLDTGATAWLLVSASLVLLMTPALAFFYGGMVRARTVLNMMLMSFAALGVGAIVWTLLGYSIAFGDDIGGLLGNPLQFFGLHGEDAQSLLAGSGVPFLVAAGFQMTFAIITLALISGAIADRVRFGTWIAFSAVWIILCYAPMAHMVWGGGLLSADGPFAAIAEPIDFAGGTVVHINAGTAGLVLALIVGKRLGWGRDPMKPHSLPLVMLGAALLWFGWFGFNAGSAGTADGTAGLAWVNTTVATAAAMLGWMITEKIRDRRVTSLGAASGVVAGLVAITPAAAAVSPIGAIVLGAVAGAVCALAVGLKYRLGFDDSLDVVGVHLVGGLVGTVLIGLLGTDTGLFYGGGIRQLLVQILIAIAAMVFSAVVTAIIALVLRGIMGWRITEDEELAGIDVTRHAETAWDLVGGPASRRSPHAAPGHVGPAAGTGSVPHDHGRPAPLEPAAVESAPVDPASAEPASADPSPVAAQPATTGEPR, encoded by the coding sequence ATGGAGCCCTTCACCCTCGACACCGGAGCCACCGCGTGGCTGCTGGTGAGCGCGTCGCTCGTGCTTCTGATGACGCCCGCCCTCGCCTTCTTCTACGGCGGCATGGTGCGCGCGCGCACCGTGCTCAACATGATGCTGATGTCCTTCGCGGCCCTCGGGGTCGGCGCGATCGTGTGGACCCTCCTGGGCTACTCGATCGCCTTCGGCGACGACATCGGCGGCCTCCTGGGCAACCCGTTGCAGTTCTTCGGCCTGCACGGCGAGGACGCCCAGTCCCTGCTCGCGGGCTCCGGAGTGCCCTTCCTGGTCGCCGCCGGCTTCCAGATGACCTTCGCGATCATCACGCTCGCGCTCATCTCCGGGGCGATCGCCGACCGCGTCCGCTTCGGCACCTGGATCGCCTTCAGCGCGGTCTGGATCATCCTCTGCTACGCCCCCATGGCCCACATGGTCTGGGGCGGCGGGCTGCTCTCGGCCGACGGCCCCTTCGCCGCGATCGCCGAGCCCATCGACTTCGCCGGCGGCACCGTGGTCCACATCAACGCGGGCACCGCGGGCCTCGTCCTCGCCCTCATCGTCGGCAAGCGCCTGGGATGGGGCCGCGACCCCATGAAGCCCCACAGCCTGCCGCTGGTCATGCTCGGCGCGGCGCTGCTGTGGTTCGGCTGGTTCGGCTTCAACGCCGGCTCCGCCGGGACGGCCGACGGCACGGCGGGCCTGGCCTGGGTCAACACGACCGTCGCGACCGCCGCCGCGATGCTGGGCTGGATGATCACCGAGAAGATCCGTGACCGCAGGGTCACGAGCCTCGGCGCCGCCTCGGGCGTCGTCGCGGGACTGGTCGCGATCACCCCGGCCGCCGCGGCCGTGAGCCCCATCGGGGCGATCGTGCTGGGCGCTGTCGCGGGCGCCGTCTGCGCCCTCGCCGTCGGCCTCAAGTACCGCCTGGGCTTCGACGACTCCCTCGACGTCGTCGGCGTCCACCTCGTCGGCGGCCTCGTGGGCACCGTCCTCATCGGCCTGCTGGGCACCGACACCGGCCTGTTCTACGGCGGCGGGATCCGCCAGCTCCTCGTCCAGATCCTCATCGCGATCGCCGCCATGGTGTTCTCCGCGGTGGTCACGGCGATCATCGCCCTCGTGCTGAGGGGCATCATGGGGTGGAGGATCACCGAGGACGAGGAGCTCGCCGGCATCGACGTCACCCGCCACGCGGAGACCGCCTGGGACCTGGTGGGCGGCCCCGCCTCCCGCCGCAGCCCCCACGCGGCCCCGGGCCACGTCGGCCCGGCCGCGGGGACCGGCTCGGTCCCGCACGATCACGGTCGGCCCGCGCCCCTCGAGCCCGCCGCCGTCGAATCCGCCCCCGTCGACCCCGCATCCGCGGAGCCCGCCTCCGCGGATCCCAGCCCCGTCGCCGCCCAGCCCGCCACCACAGGAGAGCCCCGATGA
- a CDS encoding HD domain-containing protein, translated as MPSEPLPGRRLTHVLHAGFADPQAGPSRRREHAVLVDEWLGELWEAAGPPSSGAALAAIGSLGRLDLGPMSDLDLILLVDREQVDEEEASRLAAGLWYPIWDSGTSLDHAVRSPAECAEVAREDLRAAISLLDLRPVVGDVALVDESAARVRAQWRRDARRFTEDMIRIAEDREGRYGQLAHSTEPNLKSDRGGLRDAVVIRAFAESWLADHDHRVLEEASGVLLDARDALQTVTGRSTTRLARADQDAVAALTGHDTADDHLAALADASRAVAWQLHRTVRAARAAAAPGGRGTRGLGADRRPVLTRHPHGVIVQADEISIDPRVTDPLRDLAAVRLAATTGMPLSDATLTRLAAGSARASLSSVQRDVLVDALAGEHIGAAYEALDVHGAFGRWVAGWDGVRNRPQRSPVHRFTVDRHQIETVREAQTMLGAVDRPDILLVAALLHDLGKRAGSRDHAAEGAPLARAAALRLGFDARDADLVELLVREHLTLVELATGRDLSDASTLEALLQAVGRDLTTLELLRALTEADARAAGPAAWSAWRSQLVDHLTAQARDALTGTPRAPRDLLAPQRAVQEAVREAVVRTGAAQVLYPAPTDEEPITQVCLGAPDGPGVFAAQARVLARHRMDVRSAVVLTLDGVAVNTWWVTGRPSDQPHPTALRTALERELQRREDPAARVLDVDPGAPPRTAEDAPVVTLLPGASSEATVVQVNARNRASLLADVAAMITLHRLHVRSAHVMTLGQRAVDVLYLTDARGRPLEAPMVGRVIAALMDAAAT; from the coding sequence ATGCCATCTGAGCCGCTGCCCGGCAGGCGTCTCACCCACGTCCTGCACGCGGGCTTCGCGGACCCGCAGGCCGGCCCCTCCCGGCGCCGCGAGCACGCCGTCCTGGTGGACGAGTGGCTCGGCGAGCTCTGGGAGGCGGCCGGCCCGCCGTCGTCCGGCGCCGCCCTCGCCGCGATCGGCTCCCTGGGTCGACTCGACCTGGGGCCGATGAGCGACCTCGACCTGATCCTGCTCGTGGACCGCGAGCAGGTCGACGAGGAGGAGGCGTCCCGTCTGGCCGCGGGGCTGTGGTACCCGATCTGGGACTCGGGGACCTCCCTCGACCACGCCGTGCGCAGCCCCGCAGAGTGCGCCGAGGTGGCCCGCGAGGACCTGCGCGCGGCGATCTCCCTGCTCGACCTGCGCCCCGTCGTCGGCGACGTCGCGCTCGTCGACGAGTCCGCGGCGCGGGTGAGGGCGCAGTGGCGCCGCGACGCCCGGCGCTTCACCGAGGACATGATCCGCATCGCCGAGGACCGCGAGGGCCGCTACGGCCAGCTCGCCCACTCCACCGAGCCCAATCTCAAGTCCGATCGCGGCGGTCTGCGCGACGCCGTCGTCATCCGCGCCTTCGCGGAGTCCTGGCTCGCCGACCACGACCACCGCGTGCTCGAGGAGGCATCCGGCGTGCTGCTGGACGCCCGCGACGCCCTGCAGACCGTCACCGGTCGCAGCACCACGCGGCTGGCCCGCGCGGACCAGGACGCCGTCGCCGCCCTCACCGGCCACGACACCGCCGACGACCACCTCGCCGCCCTCGCCGACGCCTCCCGCGCGGTCGCCTGGCAGCTGCACCGCACCGTGCGCGCCGCGCGCGCCGCCGCGGCCCCCGGCGGGCGCGGCACCCGGGGCCTGGGCGCCGACCGCCGCCCCGTCCTCACCCGCCACCCCCACGGCGTCATCGTCCAGGCCGACGAGATCTCGATCGACCCGCGCGTCACCGACCCCCTGCGCGACCTGGCCGCGGTGCGGCTCGCCGCCACCACCGGCATGCCTCTCTCCGATGCCACCCTCACCCGTCTCGCCGCCGGCTCGGCGCGCGCCTCCCTGAGCTCCGTGCAGCGCGACGTGCTCGTGGACGCGCTCGCCGGGGAGCACATCGGCGCCGCCTACGAGGCCCTCGACGTCCACGGGGCATTCGGCCGCTGGGTCGCCGGCTGGGACGGGGTGCGCAACCGCCCCCAGCGCTCCCCGGTGCACCGCTTCACCGTCGACCGCCACCAGATCGAGACCGTCCGCGAGGCCCAGACGATGCTGGGCGCCGTCGACCGGCCCGACATCCTGCTGGTCGCCGCCCTCCTGCACGACCTCGGCAAGCGGGCCGGCAGCCGGGACCACGCCGCCGAGGGGGCGCCGCTCGCCCGCGCCGCCGCCCTGCGTCTCGGCTTCGACGCGAGGGACGCCGACCTCGTCGAGCTGCTCGTGCGCGAGCACCTCACCCTGGTCGAGCTCGCGACCGGACGCGACCTCTCGGACGCGAGCACGCTCGAGGCCCTGCTCCAGGCCGTCGGCCGCGATCTCACGACCCTCGAGCTGCTGCGCGCCCTCACCGAGGCCGACGCCCGCGCGGCCGGCCCCGCCGCCTGGTCCGCGTGGCGCTCCCAGCTCGTCGACCACCTCACCGCGCAGGCCCGCGATGCCCTCACCGGCACGCCCCGCGCCCCGCGCGACCTGCTCGCGCCGCAGCGCGCGGTCCAGGAGGCCGTGCGCGAGGCCGTCGTGCGCACCGGTGCCGCCCAGGTCCTCTATCCCGCCCCGACCGACGAGGAGCCCATCACCCAGGTCTGCCTGGGCGCACCCGACGGGCCCGGGGTCTTCGCCGCCCAGGCCCGCGTCCTCGCCCGTCACAGGATGGACGTGCGCAGCGCCGTCGTGCTCACCCTCGACGGCGTCGCCGTGAACACGTGGTGGGTGACGGGCCGGCCGTCGGACCAGCCGCACCCGACCGCGCTGCGCACGGCTCTCGAGAGGGAGCTGCAGCGACGGGAGGACCCGGCGGCGCGCGTCCTGGACGTCGACCCCGGGGCCCCGCCGCGCACCGCCGAGGACGCCCCCGTGGTGACCCTTCTGCCCGGCGCCTCGAGCGAGGCGACCGTGGTGCAGGTCAACGCCCGCAACCGGGCGAGCCTGCTCGCGGACGTCGCCGCGATGATCACCCTGCACCGCCTCCACGTGCGCAGCGCCCACGTGATGACCCTCGGCCAGCGCGCCGTCGACGTCCTCTACCTCACCGATGCGCGCGGGCGCCCGCTCGAGGCGCCGATGGTGGGCCGGGTGATCGCCGCGCTCATGGACGCCGCCGCGACCTGA
- a CDS encoding DivIVA domain-containing protein — MTVDPSASSDAASSDADVVALLTGARFARVRAFGSGYDCEEVDQYLDRLAREVGSSGRRRDLELLGGIADVRFTPRMSGVRYAMDDVDDFLDSRAAPAVTAVVARTQGASPRIAEDTATGAIAAELQGSRFAAARRGDRYDMDGIDELLDRAFEALTGEGDEHDRADAALQVLLSGQPVAVGRLREGYRSADVDGFLRGIVERLRAI, encoded by the coding sequence ATGACCGTCGACCCCTCCGCCTCCTCCGACGCCGCCTCCTCCGACGCCGACGTCGTCGCGCTGCTCACCGGGGCGCGCTTCGCGAGGGTCAGGGCCTTCGGGTCCGGCTACGACTGCGAGGAGGTCGACCAGTACCTCGACCGCCTCGCGCGGGAGGTCGGGTCGTCCGGGCGACGTCGCGACCTCGAGCTGCTCGGCGGGATCGCCGACGTGCGCTTCACCCCGCGCATGTCCGGCGTCCGCTACGCGATGGACGACGTCGACGACTTCCTGGACTCCCGGGCCGCTCCCGCCGTCACCGCCGTGGTGGCGCGGACGCAGGGGGCGAGCCCCCGGATCGCCGAGGACACCGCGACGGGCGCGATCGCGGCCGAGCTGCAGGGGTCGCGCTTCGCCGCGGCGCGCCGCGGCGACCGCTACGACATGGACGGGATCGACGAGCTCCTGGACCGGGCCTTCGAGGCGCTCACGGGGGAGGGCGACGAGCACGACCGCGCGGACGCCGCCCTGCAGGTGCTCCTTTCCGGGCAGCCCGTCGCCGTCGGCCGCCTGCGCGAGGGATACCGCAGCGCGGACGTCGACGGCTTCCTCCGCGGCATCGTCGAGCGCCTGCGCGCGATCTGA
- a CDS encoding P-II family nitrogen regulator yields the protein MKLVTAIVQPHALNDVADALREYGIAGMTVTGVAGYGRQGGHTEVYRGAEYRIDQIPKSRIEIVLPDESVAEAVDLIVRTARSGRIGDGKVWVTDVVDVVRVRTGERGADAI from the coding sequence ATGAAGCTCGTCACCGCCATCGTCCAGCCGCACGCGCTCAACGACGTCGCCGACGCCCTGCGCGAGTACGGGATCGCAGGGATGACCGTCACCGGGGTCGCGGGCTACGGCCGCCAGGGCGGGCACACCGAGGTCTACCGCGGCGCCGAGTACCGCATCGACCAGATCCCGAAGTCCCGCATCGAGATCGTCCTGCCCGACGAGAGCGTCGCCGAGGCCGTGGACCTCATCGTGCGCACCGCGCGCAGCGGACGCATCGGCGACGGCAAGGTCTGGGTCACCGACGTGGTCGACGTGGTGCGCGTGCGCACGGGGGAGCGGGGCGCGGATGCCATCTGA
- a CDS encoding amidohydrolase family protein, translating into MRTDAPSVRAARESFAAGRRPAADGPAYDRAEATGPPVLHLTGPILLGPEDELAEAWVAGGRIHHEEPDLPAGTGIERIDGFVLPGLADLHCHVGISDEGTATGLEGARAQARVDRDTGVLLIRDAGSITDTAPLQREADMPRIVRAGRHVARTRRYLKGYAHEVDPEDLPATVAAEAERGDGWVKLVGDWIDRQAGDLTPTWSADDFRAAAEAAHAHGARITTHTFDEETLPLVLDAGFDCLEHATGLTGDTIARAAEAGVPVVTTLVNVDEFETYASQGERKFPDYAAHMRRLRARRFERTRDAHDAGVQLLTGTDAGGVLGHGIIHDELDELAACGLDPLAILQAASWGPRAFLGAPGLEDGAPADLLVVPEDPRRDHRALRDPARIVLGGAIIR; encoded by the coding sequence ATGCGCACCGATGCCCCCTCCGTCCGCGCCGCCCGCGAGTCCTTCGCCGCAGGGCGACGGCCCGCCGCCGACGGCCCCGCCTACGACCGCGCCGAGGCGACGGGGCCACCCGTCCTGCACCTGACGGGCCCCATCCTGCTCGGGCCCGAGGATGAGCTCGCCGAGGCCTGGGTGGCGGGAGGCCGCATCCACCACGAGGAGCCGGACCTCCCCGCCGGGACCGGGATCGAGCGGATCGACGGCTTCGTGCTGCCCGGTCTCGCGGATCTCCACTGCCACGTGGGCATCAGCGACGAGGGCACGGCGACGGGACTCGAGGGCGCGCGCGCCCAGGCCCGCGTCGACCGCGACACCGGCGTGCTGCTCATCCGCGACGCCGGCTCCATCACCGACACCGCGCCCCTGCAGCGCGAGGCCGATATGCCCCGCATCGTCCGGGCCGGACGGCACGTCGCCCGCACCCGGCGCTACCTCAAGGGGTACGCGCACGAGGTCGACCCCGAGGATCTTCCCGCGACCGTCGCGGCGGAGGCCGAGCGCGGCGACGGCTGGGTGAAGCTCGTCGGCGACTGGATCGACCGGCAGGCCGGGGACCTCACGCCGACCTGGTCGGCCGACGACTTCCGGGCCGCCGCCGAGGCCGCGCACGCCCACGGCGCCCGCATCACCACCCACACCTTCGACGAGGAGACCCTCCCGCTGGTCCTCGACGCCGGATTCGACTGCCTCGAGCACGCGACCGGTCTCACGGGCGACACCATCGCCCGCGCCGCCGAGGCGGGCGTGCCCGTGGTGACCACGCTCGTGAACGTCGACGAGTTCGAGACCTACGCGAGCCAGGGCGAGCGCAAGTTCCCCGACTACGCGGCGCACATGCGGCGCCTGCGCGCACGCCGGTTCGAGCGCACCCGCGACGCCCACGACGCCGGCGTCCAGCTGCTCACCGGCACGGACGCCGGGGGAGTGCTGGGCCACGGCATCATCCACGACGAGCTCGACGAGCTCGCCGCGTGCGGGCTCGATCCACTCGCGATCCTCCAGGCCGCCTCCTGGGGGCCGCGCGCGTTCCTCGGCGCGCCCGGCCTCGAGGACGGCGCCCCCGCCGACCTCCTCGTGGTGCCCGAGGATCCCCGCCGCGACCACCGCGCGCTGCGGGATCCCGCGCGCATCGTGCTCGGCGGCGCGATCATCCGCTGA
- a CDS encoding Nramp family divalent metal transporter — MHSEDAAHPSPRPSDRRDAPSTSAAPTAVDAVEEASGPARWRIIGPGLVVAATGIGAGDLVATLVAGSRYGYALLWAAVAGVIIKIFLVEGAGRWTLATGHSIFEGWRRVGRWTSWYFGPYIMVWGFVYGATAMSASALPIAALVPQLPVIGDIGLFAHMPLAVYAAFSGLVGAALVWFGRYHALEKVVAVLVAIMFVTVVGAAVVTLPNIPDILGGLIPRIPEGGLWYTLSIAGGVGGTITLAAYGYWLTEKGWSTPRWMRVMRIDNAMAYVISGIFVVAMLVVGAELLYSSGIAIGEEDRGLLDLADVLASRYGTAMSWIFLLGFWASSFSSVLGVWNGVSIMFADFWGSARKLPEDHPRRRIGGTYYRFFILWLTFPPMLLLLLGKPVQVIVAYGVLGSLFMPFLAITLLVLMNSRHMPERWRNGWVLNAILGIVAIVFIALGGNQLVGAIAGA; from the coding sequence ATGCACTCCGAGGACGCAGCGCACCCCTCCCCACGCCCCTCAGATCGCCGGGACGCGCCCTCGACGTCGGCGGCGCCCACCGCCGTCGACGCGGTCGAGGAGGCCTCCGGCCCCGCCCGCTGGCGGATCATCGGCCCGGGCCTCGTCGTCGCCGCGACCGGCATCGGCGCGGGCGACCTCGTGGCGACCCTCGTCGCCGGGTCCCGCTACGGCTACGCCCTGCTGTGGGCCGCGGTCGCCGGCGTCATCATCAAGATCTTCCTCGTCGAGGGCGCGGGCCGCTGGACGCTCGCCACCGGGCACTCGATCTTCGAGGGCTGGCGGCGCGTGGGCCGCTGGACCTCCTGGTACTTCGGGCCCTACATCATGGTCTGGGGCTTCGTGTACGGGGCGACGGCGATGAGCGCCTCCGCGCTGCCGATCGCCGCGCTCGTCCCGCAGTTGCCGGTGATAGGGGACATCGGCCTGTTCGCCCACATGCCCCTGGCCGTCTACGCGGCCTTCTCGGGCCTGGTCGGCGCGGCGCTCGTGTGGTTCGGCCGCTACCACGCCCTCGAGAAGGTCGTCGCGGTGCTGGTCGCCATCATGTTCGTGACCGTCGTCGGCGCGGCCGTCGTCACCCTCCCGAACATCCCGGACATCCTGGGAGGGCTGATCCCGCGGATCCCCGAGGGCGGTCTCTGGTACACCCTCAGCATCGCGGGCGGCGTGGGCGGCACCATCACGCTCGCCGCCTACGGCTACTGGCTCACCGAGAAGGGCTGGTCGACCCCGCGCTGGATGCGCGTGATGCGGATCGACAACGCGATGGCCTACGTCATCTCCGGCATCTTCGTGGTCGCGATGCTCGTCGTCGGCGCCGAGCTGCTGTACTCCAGCGGCATCGCGATCGGCGAGGAGGACCGCGGGCTGCTCGACCTCGCGGACGTGCTCGCCTCCCGCTACGGCACCGCGATGAGCTGGATCTTCCTCCTGGGCTTCTGGGCCTCGTCGTTCTCCTCCGTGCTGGGCGTGTGGAACGGCGTCTCCATCATGTTCGCCGACTTCTGGGGCAGCGCCCGCAAGCTCCCCGAGGACCATCCCAGGCGGCGCATCGGCGGCACCTACTACCGCTTCTTCATCCTCTGGCTGACGTTCCCGCCGATGCTCCTGCTGCTGCTCGGCAAGCCCGTGCAGGTGATCGTGGCCTACGGCGTGCTGGGGTCGCTGTTCATGCCCTTCCTCGCGATCACCCTGCTGGTGCTCATGAACTCCCGCCACATGCCCGAGCGCTGGCGCAACGGCTGGGTGCTCAACGCGATCCTGGGGATCGTCGCCATCGTGTTCATCGCGCTCGGCGGCAATCAGCTGGTGGGCGCGATCGCCGGCGCCTGA
- a CDS encoding MarR family winged helix-turn-helix transcriptional regulator → MSRTRADAGAERESAREDTDPLALESQVCFAITRASRGIVAAYRPVLEPLRLTHPQYLVMLALWQESPLSLKELSSRLALDPGTLSPLVKRLEATGYLERTRASEDERSLAIVLTDSGRALRERAKAVPGIMRERLGMDEAEVQALHAGMMKVVELAARSEQGATAEI, encoded by the coding sequence GTGAGCAGGACCCGAGCCGACGCGGGAGCGGAGCGCGAGAGTGCGCGCGAGGACACCGATCCCCTCGCGCTCGAGAGCCAGGTGTGCTTCGCCATCACGCGCGCGTCCCGCGGGATCGTCGCGGCGTACCGGCCCGTGCTCGAACCCCTGCGACTGACGCATCCGCAGTACCTGGTCATGCTCGCCCTGTGGCAGGAGTCCCCGCTCTCCCTGAAGGAGCTGAGCTCCCGGCTCGCGCTGGACCCCGGAACCCTGTCGCCCCTGGTGAAGAGGCTCGAGGCCACCGGCTACCTCGAGCGGACACGCGCCTCGGAGGACGAGCGCTCGCTCGCGATCGTGCTCACCGACAGCGGTCGCGCCCTGCGCGAGCGCGCGAAGGCCGTCCCCGGCATCATGCGGGAGCGCCTGGGCATGGACGAGGCCGAGGTGCAGGCGCTGCACGCCGGGATGATGAAGGTCGTCGAGCTCGCGGCGCGGTCCGAGCAGGGCGCGACCGCGGAGATCTGA